The genomic window GCTGCTGGAAGAGAGATTTGATTGTATCTTTTTTACCGGAAGCCGGAGGGTCGGAAAGATCGTCATGGAAGCAGCCTCAAAAAACCTCACTCCCGTCACTCTGGAACTGGGAGGTAAATCCCCAGTTATTGTTGCTGAAGATGCAAACGTCAGGGAAGCGGCTGAGAAGATTGTATGGGGAAAGTTTTTAAATGCAGGACAGACTTGTGTCGCCCCTGATCATCTGCTTGTGGATGAAAAAATAAAGCCTTCTCTGATTTCCGAAATTGAAAGGTCCATCCATACCTTTTACGGTGCTGATCCATCGAAGAGCGGGGATTACGGCAGGATGGCGACCGAAACGCACTGGAAGCGCATTGACCGCTTTTTGCAGGAATACTCTGACCGCATCGTTATCGGAGGTAAATCCTTAGGATCGGAAAAGTACATAGCTCCTACGGTGATCGATCATGTTTCATGGGGCGAGAGCATTATGGAAGAGGAGATCTTTGGGCCGATCCTTCCCGTCATGAGCTTTTCCGCCAGTGAATTCGACGAAGAGGTGGTATCACCCATCCAGAAAGGCGACAAACCACTTGCCTTGTACCTTTTTACCCAAAACCCACTGATAAAGGAGAAGGTCATTAAAAACATCTCTTTCGGGGGAGGAACAATAAACGGCACACTCCTTCACCTAAGCAATATCTGCCTGCCCTTTGGCGGGGTCGGGAGTTCAGGGATGGGAAACTATCATGGGATCCATGGATTCAAAACATTCTCCCATCAGAAAGCCATTCTCGAAAAGTCGGATTTAATTAAGCTTGATATGCTTTATCCGCCCTACTCGTCTAAAGCATTAAGACTGGTAAAGAAAATTTTGAAGTAAAGATCCTCCTTACTGCGAGGATGATCAGGGCATAAAATCAAATCGGTGATCAAATATTGCCCAATTAATTGCCTGCGCACTACGCACCGGCTATCCAGGCCAGGAATATCTCTACTGCGTCTGTGTAGGAATCAAAATCCCTTGCCGGCAACGGTGGCAATGCAGGCGGAGGCCGTGAATGAGATCTTCCGGAAGTCCTCTCTGTTGTTGATGTCAGAAAGGCGTACTTCCACTGCAGGCAGATTTACAGACCTGATAGCGCCGGGGATGGCGATGCTGGTGTGGGTATAGCGGCAGGGGACTGTCCTAGATTTTATGTAAGGTCCTAACAGGTGCAAAACGAGGCTTTTGAAATAGGGCAATGAAACCTCCTGATCTGTGCTCTCTATCTTGCACCTTTCAGGAGGTTTACACAATTTATGTGATGGTCTCGGCTCTTGCGACAGACTATTTGCTCTGGAACATTAATATGAGAGACTCACCGCTATAAGTCTGTCCTGTGTATCTACCAGGAGAGGGTTGACTGTGTAACATGTCCGTCTCCCCATGTGATCGAGAGGATCAGTTTGCCATTCCTTCTTGACAGTATTCCGTTATCCTGCATCAGCAGTTGATATCTCTTGGTGCCGTTGACGGA from Synergistaceae bacterium includes these protein-coding regions:
- a CDS encoding aldehyde dehydrogenase family protein, which encodes MHTNETVFSGGAKKGRMLSYDELINKQRQFFYTNETKNYEFRIFQLELLESAIRDHEEELCVAFWKDLRKSEFEVYSTEIGFVLSSIKNIKKNLKKWMTPQKVKNPIYLTGSKSYIVNESYGVSLIIGAFNYPFQLTVEPLAEAAAAGNTAVVKPSELTPNVSSVIMKMINQTFPENFIHVVEGDADQTARLLEERFDCIFFTGSRRVGKIVMEAASKNLTPVTLELGGKSPVIVAEDANVREAAEKIVWGKFLNAGQTCVAPDHLLVDEKIKPSLISEIERSIHTFYGADPSKSGDYGRMATETHWKRIDRFLQEYSDRIVIGGKSLGSEKYIAPTVIDHVSWGESIMEEEIFGPILPVMSFSASEFDEEVVSPIQKGDKPLALYLFTQNPLIKEKVIKNISFGGGTINGTLLHLSNICLPFGGVGSSGMGNYHGIHGFKTFSHQKAILEKSDLIKLDMLYPPYSSKALRLVKKILK
- a CDS encoding type II 3-dehydroquinate dehydratase, translating into MPYFKSLVLHLLGPYIKSRTVPCRYTHTSIAIPGAIRSVNLPAVEVRLSDINNREDFRKISFTASACIATVAGKGF